The following are from one region of the Methanospirillum hungatei genome:
- a CDS encoding class I SAM-dependent methyltransferase, giving the protein MQISKILDISGPVALYEKGTACMWEDEYISSQLLQIHLSQETDSASRKRSTIMRTVDWILGNINGSENSILDLGCGPGLYCELLAERGHHVTGVDFSRRSIDYAKKEAAAKCLDIEYICQNYLNLTFDNRFDLVMMIYCDFDVLIPAEREKLLKNVYRALKPGGLFIFDTLNTKSPDKMNVPGKSWEVAEKGFWKDEPYLALSETFHYEEKQVILQQHIVCPESDDPVVYRFWTHYYESEGLSSILSDYGFHSVQSFENLLPDDGSGMHEMVTFYVGKK; this is encoded by the coding sequence ATGCAGATATCTAAAATTCTCGATATATCCGGGCCGGTGGCCCTGTATGAAAAAGGCACAGCATGTATGTGGGAGGACGAGTATATTTCAAGCCAACTCCTGCAGATTCACCTGAGCCAGGAAACCGATTCAGCAAGTAGAAAACGATCAACCATCATGAGGACCGTTGATTGGATTTTGGGAAACATCAATGGGTCCGAAAACTCAATTCTTGATCTTGGATGTGGTCCTGGATTATATTGCGAACTGCTGGCAGAACGAGGCCACCATGTTACCGGAGTGGATTTTTCAAGGCGTTCTATTGATTATGCAAAGAAGGAAGCAGCAGCGAAATGCCTGGATATAGAATACATCTGTCAGAATTATCTTAACCTTACCTTTGATAACCGGTTTGACCTGGTGATGATGATTTATTGTGACTTTGATGTGTTGATCCCTGCGGAAAGAGAAAAACTCCTGAAAAATGTCTATCGGGCTCTCAAACCAGGAGGTTTATTCATTTTTGATACGCTCAACACGAAATCTCCTGACAAAATGAACGTGCCGGGAAAATCATGGGAGGTTGCCGAGAAGGGATTCTGGAAAGATGAACCGTATCTTGCTTTATCTGAAACGTTTCACTACGAAGAGAAACAGGTAATCCTTCAGCAGCATATTGTCTGCCCGGAATCGGATGATCCTGTGGTTTATCGTTTCTGGACACATTATTATGAGTCTGAAGGTTTATCATCAATTCTGAGTGATTACGGTTTTCATTCGGTTCAATCATTTGAAAACCTGTTACCTGATGATGGGTCAGGTATGCATGAGATGGTTACGTTCTATGTAGGAAAAAAGTAA